One Rosa chinensis cultivar Old Blush chromosome 3, RchiOBHm-V2, whole genome shotgun sequence DNA window includes the following coding sequences:
- the LOC112194676 gene encoding uncharacterized protein LOC112194676 translates to MEKLCLTLYFSACKLRHYMLSFTTCIIAQTDLVKYMLSRPIFRGRIGKWVLALSEFSLQYVPQKAVKGQAIADFLAHHPTLEIHALKELEIACTNTTRPDLACIPEYAVWYQATVSLQPWVLFFDGSRTDTLAGAGIVLENPAGDRFSYSFQLTFQCTNNQAKYEALIIGLKVLLEMGVRDVQIRGDSQLVINQLQEKYRCASWLLMPYLNRAVELLDQFTDVDLEHIPRERNFTANELA, encoded by the coding sequence ATGGAGAAACTGTGCCTCACTCTGTACTTTTCAGCGTGCAAGTTACGACATTACATGCTATCCTTTAccacttgcatcatcgctcaaaccgaCCTGGTCAAATACATGTTGTCTCGGCCTATCTTTAGAGGCCGCATTGGTAAATGGGTATTGGCTCTCTCAGAGTTTTCGCTCCAATATGTGCCACAGAAAGCTGTCAAAGGgcaggccatcgcagactttctcgCACATCATCCTACGTTAGAGATACACGCACTGAAGGAGTTAGAGATTGCATGCACCAACACAACTCGACCAGATTTGGCGTGCATCCCTGAGTACGCGGTTTGGTACCAAGCTACAGTCTCCCTGCAACCTTGGGTattattctttgatggctcaagaacggACACACTGGCTGGCGCGgggattgttctggaaaacCCGGCTGGAGACCGCTTCTCTTATTCGTTCCAGCTAACATTCCAATGTACTAATAATCAGGCTAAATATGAAGCTCTTATCATTGGACTCAAAGTCTTACTGGAAATGGGCGTACGGGACGTTCAGATTCGCGGCGATTCTCAGCTCGTTATAAACCAGCTCCAGGAAAAATATCGCTGTGCGAGTTGGTTGCTCATGCCATATCTGAATCGCGCCGTCGAGCTTCTGGACCAATTTACCGATGTCGATCTGGAACATATACCACGCGAGCGTAACTTTACAGCTAATGAGCTCGCTTAG